Part of the Salmo salar chromosome ssa10, Ssal_v3.1, whole genome shotgun sequence genome is shown below.
tagattcccccgctccctcgggcttccagtggggagacctaaGGTCAACCTATCCCCGCCCCCCTCCCCATCCactacttctgagtgggagaccttcccaggcagtagcttGCCTAGcacacaaactagaatcagggcgcccactccgacaaggttaattgacccacagtcccacacggtgacatgatatcattgacgtgacgtgcaaatgagcgatagaaaaccgattgTGAAAATGTCACCATTCCAAATTTTCTGTTAAAGGTGCGTTATACAACACTTCCACATGcaaagacagatttttttttttagcaaccAAGCATCCAATGGCAGTGCTATTGTAACCTTTAATTTGTCCTCTGCCAAAAGGTCTGGGCCTTAATGGCACAGGTGGTGCTTGCATAAAAGCAAGGGTTGCTGGTTTAAACCCTGGTCTGCTGGCTGTTGCCCTCCAGTAGCTCAAAAAGACTGCATGAGTATACTACAATCATACAAAGATCCTTCCCATTCTTCATCATATTATGGAGTGGGCTACAGTAGAGAAAGTGGTTACACCTCTTTCAGATGCCATAGCCATCTTTCTTTTGCCAGACAGGAGCACACAACAAACATCCGTTATGACTGTAGGTAAAACAGGCTCAGgaatagaaacatcaccatggaACAAGAGCTAACTCGTGACTAAGCTGAGAGAGTGTACATAAGAACACCCCATAATTCACTGAGCTTCCGTCCCAGAGTTCCATGAGCTGACATGGAAAGGAAGCTTCTACAAAGCCCACTGCATAACGCAGTTATGACACATACATTGACAGAATATGTTATTGTTATCCTTTGTTTGAACAGGCAAACAGCCTATCATATTGGTCCTGTTCTGTTTTATACTAGTATATAGGACAATAGACTGGGATGCAGTGAGTAAAGAAAATAAAAGCAGAGCCATTGCACTGCCACTTTCTCATAAGGGGGGGGGTGTGGAAAATATGATGATTGCCATTAAACATTACTACATGGATACGCATGTCCAGCCCTGGTTGCCTGGTGATGTTTACAGAATGGGTAATTACGGAATATCGTTATGGGATGTTATTCCATGGCGCACAATGACAGTACTGTTTCCTATAACATAGTATTCCCTCATAAGGGAAAAGGAAAGAATCAGAACAACATGCCTGGCAGAGCAGAACAATGATAATCAGAAGCATCTCACTGAGCTCATGGGGTTAAACTCAACACAGAGGGACTAAGtaatgaggtcagaggtcataatGGATATTGAAATGGCAGGATGGCACAGGATACATTTCACATTAAGGGCCAATTGATGTTTGGGAAACAAGCGTCATCACTATCATTTGAATCAGATGACATAAGTATTACTTAGGGCTAGATGTGCAGTGTGCACACAACACAAACCTAATAAGCAAAACTCACATAGGCACATGTGCCACTTTGGGAGTCTGACACTCAAAATAGACACTTGTtgatgccaactgtaaagtggtGACATAATGCCAGTGTCACATTTCATGAGCTTTAAATGTCTGTCTGGTTTAATCGATGAAGATTCACAAGCGTTTTGATGAATGGCTAAAGATATACCCACAGACACCTCAAAAGGACTCAAACAATGAGGAAAGCAGTGAAAATGAGGAAAATGTTGACAATATGTCAACAAACTTAACCATAGCATAACACCATCTAGTGTCTTAAACTGGAAGTATGAAAATGTAGACAATTGACAAAAATAAAGCACGCATCAAGATTCAGCATATTCAATATCCATTTAGTGGGTACCCAAATAATGATTGTCTAGCAGGCGAACTTCCAACGTCAGATGGAAAGGTGATAACGACTCAATTAAGATACTTCAATATATTTATACACCATAAGAACAAAGTGATAAAGCCATTGCGTATCCACAAAATTTTCAAACAAACTGATTAGTAAAGTTAAAGTAAAAAAGACAAACTTACCGGAGTGAGATTATCCGTGGTCTTGACAACTATTATCCGTTAGTTATTTGTTCAGCGCTCTCAGTATCACGTCATGTAAGTCTAAGTATAAAGttactaaaaaaaaacatttccgaCTCACGGGTTAAAAAAAACTTCAGGGATAGTATCAATAGGGTATTATTGTCATAACGTTCTCCGTTTAACTGTCATTATTTTGGTTGCAAATAACCCCGTTTTTCAACCATTTGTTTTTCAAGCATCACGTTTGTTTTCTTGGTCAAATCCTGTTTGCAATGATTTCTGATCTCTGAATTTCAAATTCCGATAAAATGTCACTTATTTCAAACGCAAATAATAGGACTATGAACTTGTTGGGTATGTTCTCCCCAAACCAACATCGTATGTGGAATATTGGATCACTGTTGTTGATTATTTTTTCAAAACGTGATGGACAGATTGCGTAAAAAGTAAATTAACCCAAGGAGGAATACTAAGGAATTTCCTACATGAAGAACACATTTAACAACCCTTTAAGCTGTCAGGAATGCTTTGTGGTTGGCTAGAGGGAGAAATATGTTAATAATGTAGGCTTCTGCCATACCAAATATGGCAACATTGTTACGTCTGGAGTGTGGTTCGCATCTGGAAATGCTTAGAATGAAGGGGAGAGCAGGCCAAAAATAGAAGCCGTAAACTTtatttctcccattcctctcaaacgcGCACAGAATTTCCGAATTCCGGGACGTCTCTCCCCTAAACTGTGAACAGTTACAGTACATTTAGAATAACGGAAGTAATGTATTGATATAGGGGCTATAATAAGACAATTCTCTGACAGAATGATCCTCATCATGAGAATCGAATCTCGCAACAAATTCAAGATAATTTACGAGGTGAAGCAGTGACAGCATGACAATATCATACCTTTTAATAGCTTTGGCAACTGTTGCATAACTGACCGCAATAAGATGTTGTAAAATAATGTATAATATAAACCATCTATACACATGTTATAACACAGTAAGCACCTAAGTCAAAAGGAAGAAGAAATGGAAAAGCCAATATTATAGTATTGTTTATTTTTCTTTTGAATATTATCTCTCAATGCGAAGTCAAAATCAGTGGAAACAAACAGATCAAACTGCTTAGATTTTTTTTATCCCACTTCTAAATTAAAGAAAATGTGTACACTAACCCTCGACTCATAACATAACAGCTGTGAACCTGTGAGAAAACCAATAAAGCGAAGCAAAGCAAAGGAGAAGGGTAGAGAGTAGAGCCGGGAAACGGCgaagagaatttttttttttcagttcTAGGGGGAAATTTATTTTTGAAAAAAGTTAGACAGGGTGGTGCTTAGCTTCGATGGAAAACGCGCCAAGAAACATTCCTCGCATAGTTTTGGAACAGTTCAGCAGTCAGCCAACGACGACGTCAGCTTCCACTACAGTATAAAAGACGGGAGGTACTCTGCTTCAGCAGACTGCAACTTGCAACCAGAGCAACTCTTAAGCCTCTACTCTCCGAAGAGACTAGAAAACAAACCAAATCGCTACAGACGAGACGACTGACCGCTACACTTAggataaaaatacatttgcaaatacttaTAGCAAGATATCGTAAAGGGAAcagcaaaacaaaatatatattttatttaatagGCTACGCAACAAAGAAAACGCAAATATGTTCATTTTCTCCATCGTCGTGATATTAATTGGAACCTTCAATATGGTAAGTCATTTTCTCTAAACAATATTTCAGTTTAAAGTTGTCTATGACTTTTTGTTATGACTTTGAATAGATCGGAACGAATACTAAATGTATGCTTTATTGTCTGGGGGATACAATGTAACGTTATCACACTGGTTTGGAAACCTGTTGCAATCACATCGTTGTATATGAACCGCACTGTTTGAAAATACTAAATAAGCTATGGAAATACAACCTGAACATGTGGTTGTTTTAAGATGTTGCTTACAAAGTATATATCATCATCGAGCTCTGTTATCTGCGCAGGTTCTTTCCACCTCTTCTTGCCTCTCGGTATGCGAGTGCCCGATGGAGCTGCCCAGGTGCGCGCCTGGTGTGAGCCTCGTAGTGGATAGCTGCGGGTGCTGCAAAGTCTGCGCGAGACAACTCAACGAGGACTGCAGTCTGACAGAGCCTTGCGACCACACCAAAGGACTCGAGTGCAACTTTGGGGCCAGCTTCGGTGCTATGCGTGGCATCTGCCGTGGTAGGTGTCTCTTTCCAATCCTGCTATGCTGTAAACAGATTTTAGGTCTGAATAATGCTAGTTTGGTAGTTTGCAACCTTGAGTAAATTAATATGGTAGAAAGAGAAGCTAGTGGTATTTCTACTTGAGGGAATAAGAGGACCATGTGATTTCAACTCAAAGGAATGTAACTCAGCACCTCAGTCTAAACTCTAAAGTACAAACATCCTGCTCTGGATGAAAGTGATCCCCCTCAGTGGTTCCTGTCCTCTGGCAGCCCTAGCCTTCTGAATAATTTTGACAGTTTAAACCAAGCCTCCCTCAGACAGCCTCAGCCAGTATGTGATCTGTGATGTCTATAACAGACACTAGTCTACTGAAAAGTGAATAACAGCCATTAACCCCTCTTTTCTCCTCCACAGCTAAGTCAGAGGGAAGACCCTGTGAATACAACAGCAGGATTTACCAAAACGGAGAGAGCTTCCAGCCTAACTGCAAGCACCAGTGCACATGCATGGATGGGGCTGTGGGCTGCGTCCCCCTGTGCCCTCAGGAGCTCTCCCTGCCCAACCTGGGCTGTGCCAACCCAAGGCTGGTCAAGGTGGCAGGCCAGTGCTGCGAGGAGTGGGTATGTGATGAcggaaaggacactgacatcatTGACAAGCTGTTTGGCAAAGACAGCATGACTGAAGAGTCAGAGAGTGACCTCACCAACAGGAACGAGCTCATCGCCATTGTCAAGGGAGGACTCAAGTCTCTAGCTGGTAAGCAGCCTCTATCTAGCAGCAGCCATTTTGAATTTCAGCTTTCAAAAATGACATTTTCATCAAATGTTGAAGCCCATACCAGACCAGTTTCTAATGTTTTCTTGCCTTTTCTCCTTACAGCTTTCAGAGTGCAGCCTGAGAGCCACATGTTTGAGAGTCAGAAGTGCATTGTCCAGACCACTCCTTGGTCCCAGTGCTCCAAGACCTGTGGCACAGGCATCTCCACCCGAGTCACCAACAACAACAGCGAGTGCAAGCTGGTCAAAGAGACACGCATCTGTGAAGTGCGGCCATGCACCCAGTCTCCCTACTCCAGCCTTAAGGTAAGCTCAAGCCACCAAGACTAAACTGAAACATGGCATACAATCCAACAAAACCAACCAACACTGCTCAGCTTGTTTATGGAAGCTTGACTGACTGTTTCTCTCCCCTTGTTCCTCCAACAGAAAGGAAAGAAGTGCAGCAGAACCAAGAAGTCTACCCAGGCTCAGAAGTTCACCTATGCCGGCTGCTCCAGCCTGAAGAAGTACAGGTCCAAGTACTGTGGATCCTGTGTGGACGGCCGCTGCTGTTCCCCCCAGCAGACCCGCACCATCCGGGTCAAGTTCCGCTGTGAGGACGGAGAGACCTTCAACAAGAACGTCATGATGATCGAGTCCTGCAAATGCACCTTCAACTGTCCCCATGCCAACGAAGCCTCCTACCCCTTCTACAGACTCCTCAACGACATCCACAAGTTCAGAGACTAAATCAAATCTGATTGTGCAGAGAACCGACCCCTGAGAGatccaaaaacaacaacattgacagCCAATGGTAGTCCATCTAAACGCAGGGGTCCAACTCAACAGCCAATGAACTATCAACTTCCTGTTGTAACTAGATTCCCAAGGAATTATAGGCTTGCATCATGAGGACTTTATGAAGTGCACTGTCTGCTGTGACCGAATCAGCATTCTAAATTAAGATTCGCTTCATACTACTGGAGCATCAGAGTAGCTTCGTTATGGAGCAAAATGTAAATTAACATGTGTAACTGACAATGTATGTTAATATGTTGATATCAATTCGTTGTGTATATTTTCGACCGATAAGTACCAACCAGACACGACACAAACAAActttagacgtgtgtgtgtgtatggatgttgtTTGGATATGCAGATACGTAATTTAATTAAGTATAACATGATCTTGCATCCTAATGAACCAAGACACCACGTCACCATGGTTACCGTGGTTCCATACATGTTCGTGTTTTGTGGCAGCTAAGGACCTTCCCAACTTTATCAAGAAAGACAAAGCGAAACATATCAAATGAATGTTTTCATTActgttattaatattatttatcaAAAATTGTAGCTACTTTATTTAGATTTGTGTCATACTGGAATAAATTTTAAAAATGATTTAATTTTATATGTTACAAAATAAAACAGATTTATTTATGAAATGTAAACTCTCTTTGTTTCCTTCTTTGATCAAACTGAAGTTGGCTTCCAACAACACTGTTTTGACTAAACTGAACATATTCATTGGGATTAGTAAACAATTACCACCAGTACACTACATACATGTAGAATCACATCTGGAGGGGAGGCCATACAAAGTCCCCATATTTACTGGGAGGAACTCCAGTAGTTATACCATGGACAGTCCCATACTATATACTCCAACAGAGCGATCGTTCTGGGCTGATCTGTTCTTATATAACAGAGTTCTGCAGACAGTTTCCAGATCTTGAGACTGTTTGGTGCATTGGAATGCCGTTGTAAAGCTCTGCAAGCCAAGGTAGTTTGCATTCACTATATCAGGCTAAGCCATGCACTTGACCAATTCGAACAAAAAAACGATTAAATCCCAGCATAGCAATGAGCACAGAGCTATTCCAATAACCTGAAGTGCTACTAGTCTCTATGGTCTTGGATTAGAAGTAGCAATTCAAAGGGGACTATGTGACTGTATTTTACACAACACAAAAAAATGGACCTAATTTGCAGTGGTTGGATAGAAACTTTGGCCCTCTGGCACTAGGCAGGCTGCAGGGGTTTTGTGCTGTAAATAGTCTGGAAAAGCCAGGTGGGATACATCTTCCCAGCCTTAGGAAAAGACATCGGGTTGAAACGTGTGGAGGCTAATATTAGCAGGGGTAGGACAGGTAGCAGTAGTGGAGATATAGCTGTCCTTTGAGTTATAGAATCCTCAAAGTAGGCCCTCTTCTTCATCTGCTGAGAGGGTGGCTATACAGTATGCAGATGTTGCCAAACACCTATGGCTTGAATAGGGGTGAGCAGACCAGTGCTTAGgggaaacttctaaagccatagGAGCGTTAAGCCTTGAGGATaggacacacaaacacgcatgcGCAGAGAGTTTCTTTTATCCAGGTAGAGGGAAGGGAACGGCTCAGGAATGCAGCGGTGGCTCAGGAATCAGACAGACATCCTGATGGGCGGCAGATGTTGGAAATGGTGGCGCAACATGTTCGCTTTAAGTCAGAGAAGCAGCCAGTCTTAAAAATACACAAACACTAAGTGTCGCTGCCACCCACAGAAGGTGTATCGTATCAAAACACGGCATAGAAAAGCCATCTAACCGAGACCACCAGCGCAGAGCACCTATGCAGAACTTAACTTTCCTGTAAGACTGGCGGAAATTACTGTTAATAGTGTGCATTTAATAGGAGGCAGTGCAGAACGGGTGCAGGGCACATCCCCCTCGGTTATGGTCAGGCCGCATACTGAACCCACTGACCGCTGCTGAAAGTTTAACAAATATTCgtcctacatttttttaaatgtttattattatttttttaattcataaGGCCTCAAGGTTTACCTTATCTTAAGGATGTATTTTGCTATTTCTACCAGTCAGATTTTCAAGTAGTCTGTTTTGGTTGGTTCCTTCGCCCAatttctttttctctccttctgAACTTAAGATAACATAATTTCAAACCCTGTTTTGTTCGGAAAGTGCAATCACACTTATGACAACAATGCACAACTGGCCACCGTAGAGAAGCTCCATCCATTCACCAGTCAACTTTATCTGAACACAGAGACGCTCCATCCATTCACCAGTCAACTTTAtctgaacacagagacagagacgctCCATCCATTCACCAGTCAACTTTAtctgaacacagagacagagaagctcCATCCATTCACCAGTCAACTTTAtctgaacacagagacagagaagctcCATCCATTCACCAGTCAACTTTAtctgaacacagagacagagacgctCCATCCATTCACCAGTCAACTTTAtctgaacacagagacagagacgctCCATCCATTCACCAGTCAACTTTAtctgaacacagagacagagaagctcCATCCATTCACCAGTCAACTTTAtctgaacacagagacagagaagctcCATCCATTCACCAGTCAACTTTAtctgaacacagagacagagaagctcCATCCATTCACCAGTCAACTTTAtctgaacacagagacagagaagctcCATCCATTCACCAGTCAACTTTATCTGAACACAGAGTCAAAGAACTGGACCCAGAGACCCCATTGTTGTGAGCGAAGGGAAGAAAAGGGCaccaaaagagcagaaaaacattaAAATCCTCCTGCacccagacacacaaacacacaccacatcagGCGCCCCTGAAATTAAATCACTCACCAACTACCTCACTCCTTGAACATAAAGTGTGTTTATATGACAAAGACATTAGCATGGAGGCTTCGTTAGGCACTACGTAATGCAGCGTGGCCCCAGAAGCTAatggggaatggagagagagggaggctcgGCCATTAGAGCATTACAGCATTCTGGAAGCTGCTGAGGCACTGATGTcatcttttattgtccccatgtcTATAACCTCAGGTTAATATACACTGTTATAGGGAACCCAAGGGTGAGAGGCACGGAGGGTTTTAAACAGACCAAACGGAGAAACAGACCCACTTACTCTAGAATAGGGCCATCTGTTGGCTTGTAGCAGTATAGCAGGAACATTACCAGGATGCTGTATGCACCGGTCAGTCTGAGATTTGACTTACATCAATTAGGGACATGATGGTCATTGAGAGAGATGGTGTATCAGTAAGTCCTGACTGCATCCTG
Proteins encoded:
- the ccn1 gene encoding CCN family member 1 — its product is MFIFSIVVILIGTFNMVLSTSSCLSVCECPMELPRCAPGVSLVVDSCGCCKVCARQLNEDCSLTEPCDHTKGLECNFGASFGAMRGICRAKSEGRPCEYNSRIYQNGESFQPNCKHQCTCMDGAVGCVPLCPQELSLPNLGCANPRLVKVAGQCCEEWVCDDGKDTDIIDKLFGKDSMTEESESDLTNRNELIAIVKGGLKSLAAFRVQPESHMFESQKCIVQTTPWSQCSKTCGTGISTRVTNNNSECKLVKETRICEVRPCTQSPYSSLKKGKKCSRTKKSTQAQKFTYAGCSSLKKYRSKYCGSCVDGRCCSPQQTRTIRVKFRCEDGETFNKNVMMIESCKCTFNCPHANEASYPFYRLLNDIHKFRD